In one window of Desulfarculaceae bacterium DNA:
- the mobB gene encoding molybdopterin-guanine dinucleotide biosynthesis protein B — protein MIPVVGICGASGSGKTTLVAKLLPLIKAQGIKVGVLKHHGHGEAVPTPAEWEGKDSARLAAAGADRVGLAHPGGVWLEAPHLGGAGPRALTARLMGGLELVIAEGFKTAGIPKIEVVAPGAAPILPPGGELLAIARRGGGGEEAGLPVIDADDPEAVLAFIQEKIRPVTPAADKAVVTIDGQELPVNAFVATMLSGLLRGFIGSLKGADASGKIEVRLG, from the coding sequence TTGATCCCGGTCGTCGGCATCTGCGGGGCCTCGGGCAGCGGCAAGACCACCCTGGTGGCAAAGCTGCTGCCCCTTATCAAGGCCCAAGGAATTAAGGTGGGGGTGCTCAAGCACCACGGCCACGGCGAAGCGGTGCCCACCCCTGCGGAGTGGGAGGGCAAGGACAGCGCCCGCCTGGCCGCGGCCGGGGCCGACCGGGTGGGCCTGGCCCATCCCGGCGGGGTGTGGCTGGAGGCCCCCCATCTGGGCGGGGCCGGTCCCCGCGCCCTCACCGCCCGGCTCATGGGCGGGCTGGAGCTGGTGATCGCCGAGGGCTTCAAGACGGCGGGCATCCCCAAGATCGAGGTGGTGGCCCCCGGGGCCGCGCCCATCCTGCCCCCGGGCGGCGAGCTTTTGGCCATCGCCCGCCGGGGCGGCGGCGGCGAGGAAGCCGGGCTGCCGGTGATCGACGCCGACGACCCCGAGGCGGTGCTGGCCTTTATTCAAGAAAAGATACGCCCGGTGACCCCGGCGGCCGACAAGGCGGTGGTGACCATCGACGGCCAGGAGCTGCCGGTGAACGCCTTCGTGGCCACCATGCTCTCGGGCCTATTGCGCGGCTTCATCGGCTCGCTGAAAGGGGCCGACGCCTCGGGAAAGATCGAGGTGCGCCTTGGCTGA
- a CDS encoding HD domain-containing protein: MAESPARFTPETPLPSPRRIAQLWEDFAMLDNIREHSRVVSGVALLVTDWLAESGVVLNREAVKAGALLHDIAKTPCLGQKCRHDDEGARILGELGYPELAYLVKLHVVLPPEHPLDETMVVNYADKRVTHDQLCTLGQRYAYITQRYGRGDPALEARIGTGLERARQVEAEIFSHIDQGRGPADVSKHWQEKL; this comes from the coding sequence TTGGCTGAGAGCCCGGCTCGCTTCACCCCCGAAACCCCCCTGCCCTCCCCCCGGCGCATCGCCCAGCTTTGGGAGGACTTCGCCATGCTGGACAACATCCGGGAGCACTCCCGGGTGGTGAGCGGGGTGGCCCTGTTGGTCACCGACTGGCTGGCCGAGTCGGGCGTGGTGCTCAACCGCGAGGCGGTCAAGGCCGGGGCCCTGTTGCACGACATCGCCAAGACTCCCTGCCTGGGCCAGAAGTGCCGCCACGACGACGAGGGGGCCCGCATCCTGGGCGAACTGGGCTACCCCGAGCTGGCCTATCTGGTGAAACTGCACGTGGTGCTGCCCCCGGAGCATCCCCTGGACGAGACCATGGTGGTGAACTACGCGGACAAGCGCGTGACCCACGACCAGCTCTGCACCCTGGGCCAGCGCTACGCCTACATCACCCAGCGCTACGGCCGGGGCGACCCGGCCCTGGAGGCGCGCATCGGCACGGGCCTGGAGCGGGCCCGCCAGGTGGAAGCCGAAATATTCAGCCACATCGACCAGGGACGCGGCCCGGCCGACGTTTCCAAGCATTGGCAAGAAAAACTGTGA
- a CDS encoding D-alanine--D-alanine ligase: MSTRPLKVALIMGGTSSERDVSLKSGKACLKAMAELPHSVSVFDPAEDLGRLVAEAKDFDVALVMLHGPGGEDGRLQGLLDLVGLPYQCAGVLGCALAMDKPRAKELFRAANIPVAEDRVFRRGVDHDPAWSILRELELPLVIKPAREGSSFGISLVYREDELAPALEKAFAKDRVVLAERLMVGRELTAGVIGNRELTALPLVEIIPGGEHEFFDFEAKYTPGASREVCPAEVDPETTARVQELGIAAHRALGLRGYSRTDFILTDEGPFALETNTIPGMTETSLLPQAAAAAGMSFASLIDRLLELALEDRS; the protein is encoded by the coding sequence GTGAGCACCCGCCCCCTAAAAGTTGCCCTGATCATGGGCGGCACCTCCAGCGAGCGTGACGTGAGCCTCAAGTCCGGCAAGGCCTGCCTAAAAGCCATGGCCGAGCTGCCCCATTCGGTGAGCGTCTTCGACCCGGCCGAGGATCTGGGCCGCTTGGTGGCCGAGGCCAAGGACTTTGACGTGGCCCTGGTGATGCTGCACGGACCGGGCGGCGAGGACGGCCGCTTGCAGGGCCTGCTGGACCTGGTGGGCCTGCCCTACCAGTGCGCCGGGGTGCTGGGCTGCGCCCTGGCCATGGACAAGCCCCGGGCCAAGGAGCTTTTCCGCGCCGCCAATATCCCGGTGGCCGAGGACAGGGTCTTCCGGCGCGGGGTGGACCACGACCCGGCCTGGAGCATCCTGAGGGAGCTGGAGCTGCCGTTGGTGATAAAGCCGGCCCGCGAGGGCTCCAGCTTCGGCATCTCCCTGGTCTACCGAGAGGATGAGCTGGCCCCGGCCCTGGAAAAGGCCTTTGCCAAGGACCGGGTGGTATTGGCCGAGCGCCTCATGGTCGGCCGCGAGCTGACCGCCGGAGTGATCGGCAACCGTGAGCTGACCGCCCTGCCCCTGGTGGAGATCATCCCCGGCGGCGAGCACGAGTTTTTCGACTTCGAGGCCAAGTACACCCCCGGCGCCTCGCGGGAGGTCTGCCCGGCCGAGGTGGACCCCGAAACCACGGCCCGGGTGCAGGAGCTGGGCATCGCCGCCCACCGCGCCCTGGGCCTCAGGGGATATTCGCGCACCGACTTCATACTCACCGACGAGGGGCCCTTCGCCCTGGAAACCAACACCATCCCCGGCATGACCGAGACCAGCCTGCTGCCCCAGGCCGCGGCCGCCGCGGGCATGAGCTTTGCTTCGCTCATCGATAGGCTGCTAGAATTGGCCTTGGAGGATAGATCATGA